The following is a genomic window from bacterium.
CGGGTTGGAAATTGGAGGCATTGAAAATGGCACCAATTCGCTTAAGCTCGGGGCAGCTTCCGGAGGGATCCTCACAAACCTGTTTGCCGGTACGTTGGATGATGTGCGAATCGGCCCGGGCGCATGGCCTTCAAATGATGTGGTGGCAATATATCAACTTGGAGCTGACCTGGATCATGATGGGCTCAGCACCTCAGAGGAATACAAGCACGGTGCGAATCCGACCAATAGCGATACGGATGGGGACGGGCTGTCCGACTATGCCGAAGTGTTCACTTACGGGACCGATCCTGCCAAACGCGATACCGATGATGACGGCATGGATGATGACGAGGAACTGCTTGCCGGCACGAATCCAACCGTCCCGAACGGCGGTGCCTCCACAACCTCAATTCGCTACTACTACGATACGGATGATCGCTTGACCGGCGCTTATGGAGGCGCGGATGGGGGCGGCGGGTCAGGGATATATACGATAACGCCGGCCGGTAACATTTCCTCGACGGCCGAAAGGAGGACGCCATGAAGCGCAGCATTTTATCCGCATCGGTTGCATTGTCACTCGTCATGTCGCTTGTTCGCTCCCTTACTTGGGCCGCCGACCCCCAGGAGGGGGGTGACTGGTCCGGCTGGCGTAACCAGTCTGAGACCAACGTGGTTGCGGCCGTCGAGGACGAGGGCGTGTCGGCCATGGGTGACCCGGATCCCGCCTATTCGCCGTCAGACCTGGTTGAAGCGCTGGCCGTGCCGCTGACCGAATCTGGGCAGGTGCTCATCAACCTTGGCTTGGGCCAGGCACCAATGTCAAATGAACTGATTTCGGAGACAGCCCGCGGCCTCGACTGCAATTGGGCGCAGTGCTATCTTTTCGTCCGAAACCATATTGTCTTCACGCCTTACCCGGGGATTTCACGTGGGCCGGAACGTACTCTGCTTGATCGCGAAGGGAGCGATGGCGACCAGGCGTTCCTTCTGCTGGCCTTGCTGCGAGCCAGCGGTTACACCAATACAACCACCGTGATGTATGCCCCGCCGCCCACCGACCCCTTCACGGGCGGATTTGCCATGCCCCTCGGCGGCACGACCTCGGGCTACGATGCTGCCTCCTGGCTGGGCGTTCCGGCTACGGGCACGGTTTTCACCATTTGGAGTGATCTGGTGGGTAAAATACTGGCCAGTGCCTCTCTCGATGGTTCCCGTTGTGGAGGTTCAGGCGGCCCTGCGGGCTACACTGTCCGGGTGCCGCACTTCTGGGTGCGGTTAACGCTTGGAGGTAACGATTATTTTCTCGATCCATCCTTCAAGCCTCGTCGCGTCACGTCTACCAGCGCCAGCCTGTTGACGGACATGGGTTATACTCGCACCAACCTGCTGGCCAAGGCGGGGGGAACCGTCACCAACGATTGGTTCGTATCCGGCCTCGCCACCACCAATCTTGCAGCCGAACTGTGTCGGCTTTCAACAAATCTCACCGCGAACTGGCGGGCCTCCAGCACCAACGCCGCAGCTTCGTATTTCATCGGTGGCGACATGATCGCTCCCCAGGACCTGGCCGCCGATGCGCTCACTTTCCATGGCGCGACCAACGGCGTGGTTGTGGACTTTCTCGCACAGACCGACGCCTACAAGAATGCTTTGCGTACGAGCGTCACGCTGAAGCACGGCGGCCTTACCAATACGTTCTGGCTGGACGAGATCGGTGCGCGCCACCTCTGGATGTCGTATACGAACTCTGCTCAGACCTACCCCAAGGCGGTTTTACACCTTGACGATACCGTGGTGACGAACGAACCTGCCGGTTCCTCTCAGTCCGCCGTCACCGCCATCATTACCGTCAGCAATGCTTACAGCGTATTCCCGGCACAGTACAGTCTCACCCGGAGCAACGGCAACGTGTACACCATTCCGATCGGGTTCGGCGGCGACCACAGAGGCGGAATGCGCGAACGCGCCGAGAACGAACTCGGGCGCCTGCGCGCTGTCGGCGTGTCGGAGGGCGACGTTTCGCTGCGTTCCCGAGTACTCGAGGTCGTGGGCCAGCAATGGCTGGCGCAGACCGCCTTGATGAACACGCTCGACAGCCGGCTCAAGAGCTCCGGGCAGCATTTTTTCTACAATATAGGCATCGCCGGACAGGCTGAATCCCCCTACGTTGATCTCAAGAACAACTTCTCGTACTCCATTGCCGATCCCTCGAAGTTCGACGGCTACATGCTTTTCTCCAGTGCCCTCGAGCATGGCGTGCTCGACCAGATGAATGGGACGAACAAGCCGGCCGTCTCGACGGTCCGCGTCATCGCCTTGGCCAACGCCACCAACCTGCCCATCTATTTCGTTACGTCAAACAACTGGTCCACGATCAGCGCTACGCTCACCAACTACAGCGCCCAGACGCTGGCGGGATTTGTTACGGACATGAACAACGGGCGCAAGATTCTGTTGCCCAGAGACGGCAAAGTCACCCTCAACCACTGGAGCGGGTGCGGATACATCGACTACGGTCCTGCGGGCGGAGATTACTACAGCGCCGGCATGATCATTGGTGGCGGCCTGAGCGGCGGGTTCACGAGCGAATACGGCTCGATCCCCTCCATCGATGGCTACAATGAGTATGAGTCCCGTATTCTGTCCGATTCCTCGATCTCCACCCCGCGTTCATCCGATCCTGTCGACATGCAGGACGGCGCCAGTCTCATCACACGAACCGACCTCGCTATGGCCGGCCCGATGCCGCTCGCCTGGTCCCGCCATTACGATTCCCGTGCGCGATGGGCTGATGGGCCCCTCGGTCGCGGCTGGACACACGGGTATGACGCCAAGGCGAGCGTCCACGCAGACCCCGATGCGTTTCTCGGCCGCGGCTCGCCCGAGGCCTGCGCGCCATCGGTGGTTGCAAGCGCCGTTGTGGCCGACCTGATCGCCGCCGGCGAAAGCGCAAAGAACTTGGCTACCGCCTGTCTTGTCGTCAAGTGGTGGACCGACCAATACGTGGATGGTGCCGTGACCGTAAAGACGGAGAACGAGGCACTCTCCTTCACCCGCGCCCCAGATGGAACCTATGTATCGTCACCAGGCGTTACAGCTAATCTCTCTCGCGGCACTAACGGCCAATTCACCCTCCAGGAGCGACTGGGCCGCACATGGACTTTCGCCACGAACGGTACTCTTTCCCGCATCGTCGATCCTTCCGGAAACTCGACGGCGCTTTCCTACAGCAATGGTACTTGCCTCGTGACCGTATCCAATTCCTTCGGGCGCAAGTTCACGCTCAATTGGTCCGGCAATCGCGTCGCTTCCGTGAGCGACAGCGCCGGCCGCAGCGTGGCTTACCGCTACAGTCCTTCTGGGTGCCTCACGGGAGTTACCGATGCGGCGAACTACCCCTGGTCAATGACGTACGATACCAACGCCGCGTTTGTCTCTGAGACCGATCCGGCGGGAGTCACCAACGTTTTCAATGCCTACAACGCTCTAGGTCAGGTCACCAATCAGATTGCCGCCAACGGAAGCCGGTGGCCATTCGGATTCGCCGTCGGCATCCGAGCCTGGGAACGCGACCCGTTCACCAACCGGATCGTCTACGCCTACGGCGACGACGGCCGGCTGGCGCAGCGTGTGGATCGCGACAACACGACGAACCTGTTCTTCTATGACGGCCAGGGGCAAATGGTCTCGAACGTGGACGTGATCGGCCGCGTCACGATCAGTCAATACGATGCCAGCAATCGACTTGTGCGACTGACCCAGGCCGCGAACACCGCCAATGCCCGCGCCACGGTCTTCGTCTATGACAACCAACATCGTCTGGTCGCCGTCACCAACGCGCTCGGGCGCGCAACCCGCATGACCTACGATACGTCACATCGCCTCACGTCGCGCGTTACGCCTGACGAAACGATTACCACCAATGTCTATGACAGTCACGGATTGCCCACGTCCGTAAAGGTTCTGGACGTGGCCGGTCAGACCCTTGCGTCGACCTCGTTCGGGTACGACAACCGCGGGTTCGCCACAACCGTCTCGTCCACGGACGCTGGCACAAACCAGTTAGCGTATGACAACGCCGGAAACGTTACCAACGCCGTGGATGCGCTCAATCATGCCACCCGCTTCGCCTACGACCGGCGTGGGTTCGCCACCAATACGTTTGACTCTTTAACCGGCCGCACCGCTCGTGCGTACAATTCCGTAGGCCGACTGTCTTCCATCATCGATCCGTTGCTGCACACCAACACGTTCCTTTGGTCCGCGAGCGGCAATCTGGCAGGTGTCCGGTTCGCCGATGGGGGCCAGACAACGAACGAGTACGATATTGCCGACCGTTTAGTGGCGTCAAAGGACGCTCGCGGTAACCGTGTGGCTCTCGATCTTGACGCCATGGGTCGCGTCACGCGACGCTCCACGCCCAACTGGCAGGAACAGACATGGTTCGACATTGCCGGCTGCGCGACCGCCCGCCTCGATGCCGTCTCCGGACGTACCGACACCGGTTTTGACACGTTCAACCGCCCCGTCTGGATTAAGGATCCGCTGTCACGCACTTGGACCAACGCATTTGATGCGCTGGATACGCTCACCGCAACGGTTGACCCCAAGCACCGTACCACAGCGTACAGCCTCGACATCATGGAGCGCCGCACCGGGATCGCATATCCTAGCGTCCGTGCCGAATCCTTTGGCTTGGACGCCTTGGGCAGAATGACCGCCTTCACCAACTCCGAGGGTCATGTGTACCGGCTCGCCCATGACGGCCAGGGACGCGTTGTCGCCGCCACGAACGCGGCGGGGGAACAGGTCTTCCGCAACTCCTTCGACCTTTATGGCAACCTCACCAACAAAATAGATGGGGCGTCCCGCCCCATCCGCAACCAATTCGATATCCTTAACCGCTGTACGAACACGGTCTATACCGATGGCAGCACTGAAGCGTTCGCCTTTGATGCCGCCGGAAACCTTCTTACCGCCAGAAACGCGACCACGACAAACACGTTCGCCTATGACCTTATGAATCGCCTCACCGCCTCAGTCAGCCGCGTGTCAGGCGTGGCCTTCACAAACAGATACCGTTGCGACCTTGGTGGCCTGGCGACCAACTTGGTTTACCCGGACGGCAAGACGGTCCGCTACGATTTCGATGCGGACGGCCGCGTGACGAACGTAGTGGATTGGGCGCAACGCTCCTACCGCATCACCCGCGATGCGGCGGGGCGCATGACGTCACTTGTCTACTCCAACGGCGTCTCTGGTGCGTGGCAATACGATGCATCGCACGCCGTTTCGAACTGGTCCTACTCGGGCGCTGCAGGATTGCCGGGACGGTCCATAACCCGTGACACCATGGGCCTCAAGACCCGCGAAGATATCACATCCGGACCGTTGCCGGTACCCGCCGCCGACCGCCGTGCCGCGAACACGTTCAATACGGCGGACCGCCTGACATCCGCGCAAGTAACGATCGGCACGAACACGGTCACCGAAGAGTACCGGTCCGACCTATGCGGTGCCGTGACCAACGTT
Proteins encoded in this region:
- a CDS encoding RHS repeat-associated core domain-containing protein, which translates into the protein MKRSILSASVALSLVMSLVRSLTWAADPQEGGDWSGWRNQSETNVVAAVEDEGVSAMGDPDPAYSPSDLVEALAVPLTESGQVLINLGLGQAPMSNELISETARGLDCNWAQCYLFVRNHIVFTPYPGISRGPERTLLDREGSDGDQAFLLLALLRASGYTNTTTVMYAPPPTDPFTGGFAMPLGGTTSGYDAASWLGVPATGTVFTIWSDLVGKILASASLDGSRCGGSGGPAGYTVRVPHFWVRLTLGGNDYFLDPSFKPRRVTSTSASLLTDMGYTRTNLLAKAGGTVTNDWFVSGLATTNLAAELCRLSTNLTANWRASSTNAAASYFIGGDMIAPQDLAADALTFHGATNGVVVDFLAQTDAYKNALRTSVTLKHGGLTNTFWLDEIGARHLWMSYTNSAQTYPKAVLHLDDTVVTNEPAGSSQSAVTAIITVSNAYSVFPAQYSLTRSNGNVYTIPIGFGGDHRGGMRERAENELGRLRAVGVSEGDVSLRSRVLEVVGQQWLAQTALMNTLDSRLKSSGQHFFYNIGIAGQAESPYVDLKNNFSYSIADPSKFDGYMLFSSALEHGVLDQMNGTNKPAVSTVRVIALANATNLPIYFVTSNNWSTISATLTNYSAQTLAGFVTDMNNGRKILLPRDGKVTLNHWSGCGYIDYGPAGGDYYSAGMIIGGGLSGGFTSEYGSIPSIDGYNEYESRILSDSSISTPRSSDPVDMQDGASLITRTDLAMAGPMPLAWSRHYDSRARWADGPLGRGWTHGYDAKASVHADPDAFLGRGSPEACAPSVVASAVVADLIAAGESAKNLATACLVVKWWTDQYVDGAVTVKTENEALSFTRAPDGTYVSSPGVTANLSRGTNGQFTLQERLGRTWTFATNGTLSRIVDPSGNSTALSYSNGTCLVTVSNSFGRKFTLNWSGNRVASVSDSAGRSVAYRYSPSGCLTGVTDAANYPWSMTYDTNAAFVSETDPAGVTNVFNAYNALGQVTNQIAANGSRWPFGFAVGIRAWERDPFTNRIVYAYGDDGRLAQRVDRDNTTNLFFYDGQGQMVSNVDVIGRVTISQYDASNRLVRLTQAANTANARATVFVYDNQHRLVAVTNALGRATRMTYDTSHRLTSRVTPDETITTNVYDSHGLPTSVKVLDVAGQTLASTSFGYDNRGFATTVSSTDAGTNQLAYDNAGNVTNAVDALNHATRFAYDRRGFATNTFDSLTGRTARAYNSVGRLSSIIDPLLHTNTFLWSASGNLAGVRFADGGQTTNEYDIADRLVASKDARGNRVALDLDAMGRVTRRSTPNWQEQTWFDIAGCATARLDAVSGRTDTGFDTFNRPVWIKDPLSRTWTNAFDALDTLTATVDPKHRTTAYSLDIMERRTGIAYPSVRAESFGLDALGRMTAFTNSEGHVYRLAHDGQGRVVAATNAAGEQVFRNSFDLYGNLTNKIDGASRPIRNQFDILNRCTNTVYTDGSTEAFAFDAAGNLLTARNATTTNTFAYDLMNRLTASVSRVSGVAFTNRYRCDLGGLATNLVYPDGKTVRYDFDADGRVTNVVDWAQRSYRITRDAAGRMTSLVYSNGVSGAWQYDASHAVSNWSYSGAAGLPGRSITRDTMGLKTREDITSGPLPVPAADRRAANTFNTADRLTSAQVTIGTNTVTEEYRSDLCGAVTNVVRSGGTNDVYAYDLAGRMTAASASNLSLVAIYDALGNRVKTTVNGVTRLWVVDHADPLKRPLMETTTNGTPVRYYVWGAGRLLVAIDADGTTRYAHCDDQGSVVALTSTNGTVLFTANYGPYGEPWGTTGTNVTPFAWLGGHGVFHAGGSSLYLTRYRAYDTTLKRFLSQDPLGLAGGANLYAYCLGNPLGYIDPFGLCGGLWFDQLGSSAAAASASIQNTMIETYPWPVAGALNTVVQIAQGIVSTPQTIGHLGEGSGTFAGNPSWRTAPGMLMDVSVAASVLAAGMAPLPFANAALGSSSAAASQTTAISPYRYTQSGESFSHYGYAEQSAGFGNGLRVGSSYATPVQGLSGGEAQSGLALPRDLPPNAVYSVTPNPGTPIRVNPVTQPAFGQPGGLPEVQFYMGTQPGTVSGPVRIP